One genomic region from Cryptococcus deuterogattii R265 chromosome 7, complete sequence encodes:
- a CDS encoding compass component spp1: MSEGGENREKSDEAKLQMSELEQDDLSHEERESKRRKLDNGEESAQQIVSRQSSPAPNPLKEEEPLNCSEQIPPKSPILSVPSPKRSSPRPDIVGVPEPSDVLNVLPAATLGPIDGTDNELLEQPCSASIGSFAPPVMKDEVIEMADGTVSEATPVPDKNESEMVKAGDVSTPAAADSPAREKDEILSAKGKTKSALASKSQTAKGKKAPAKKGRAKTKVEELKGSKARSASVSESRDSTPPVWTDQSQFTSPSGAPIDLNTVYCICRKPDTDDDEGLMVGCESCDGWFHASCVGLDEEMVGLLDVYICKSCERSTAQRTIYKQVCKRDGCKKSVAGSSSKFCSSPCAFRYSQAMLGAITNKTAIKQLSKALTSFPRPKLGVTVEHHMPAKSETSIFSVYDDTQTQLLTLQKRQEAVQKTILRIQKRQALLHIAVDRCEQLPAIAPTETEESQQKGKKRKAGRPTDDKPCGWEASLIAEDEEVEELVKGEGEEMEVVAGEREVCMLPRRKCDRHQGWQKTVAVSLDLELATLTRTYESLQENQRLIEEASQALKISEEARELFLTKRQAVKRK, from the exons ATGTctgaaggtggagaaaatagagagaagagcgacGAGGCCAAGTTACAGATGTCGGAGCTGGAACAAGATGACTTGAGTCATGAGGAACGGGAAAGTAAGAGGAGAAAATTGGACAACGGAGAGGAATCAGCGCAACAAATCGTTTCACGACAATCCTCACCAGCGCCGAATCCTCtaaaggaggaagaaccaTTAAATTGTTCGGAGCAAATACCACCAAAGTCCCCCATTCTATCTGTGCCCTCCCCGAAACGATCATCCCCAAGACCTGATATCGTTGGCGTACCCGAGCCCTCCGACGTGCTCAACGTCCTTCCCGCGGCTACCTTAGGACCTATCGACGGTACGGACAATGAGCTTCTAGAACAACCATGCAGCGCCTCCATTGGTTCCTTCGCGCCCCCCGTGATGAAGGACGAGGTTATAGAGATGGCGGATGGAACAGTTTCCGAGGCTACACCTGTGCCTGATAAAAATGAAAGCGAGATGGTAAAAGCAGGAGATGTGTCGACCCCTGCTGCGGCCGACTCACCGGCtagggaaaaggatgagattTTATCCGCCAAGGGGAAAACAAAATCTGCTCTTGCGTCAAAGTCTCAAACTGccaaagggaagaaggcacCTGCAAAGAAGGGCAGAGCCAAAACAAAG GTGGAAGAACTGAAAGGGAGCAAAGCACGCTCTGCAAGCGTTTCC GAATCTCGCGATTCGACTCCCCCTGTGTGGACGGATCAAAGTCAATTCACCTCCCCTTCCGGAGCTCCTATAGACTTGAACACTGTCTACTGTATCTGCCGTAAACCAGATaccgacgacgacgaaggTCTAATGGTCGGATGTGAGAGCTGTGATGGGTGGTTTCATGCGTCTTGTGTGGGCCtagatgaggagatggtaGGGCTGTTGGATGTTTATATCTGTAAGAGCTGTGAGCGAA GTACGGCTCAAAGGACGATATATAAGCAGGTTTGTAAAAGAGACGGGTGCAAAAAATCTGTTGCCGGGTCGAGCTCCAA GTTTTGCTCTTCACCATGTGCATTTCGCTATTCCCAAGCCATGCTAGGCGCGATCACCAACAAAACCGCAATCAAGCAATTGAGCAAAGCTCtcacatcttttcctcggcCCAAACTCGGCGTGACCGTAGAACATCACATGCCGGCAAAGTCAGAAACTTCAATCTTTTCAGTGTATGACGACACTCAAACTCAGCTTTTAACTCTCCAAAAACGACAGGAAGCTGTCCAAAAAACCATCTTACGCATACAAAAACGTCAAGCCCTTTTGCATATCGCGGTAGACAGATGCGAACAATTACCGGCCATAGCACCGACTGAAACTGAAGAGTCGCAACAAAAAGGCAAGAAACGTAAAGCCGGACGACCCACAGACGACAAACCGTGTGGTTGGGAAGCTAGCCTGATCgccgaagacgaagaggtggaagagttggtcaagggggaaggagaagagatggaagtggttgcaggggaaagagaggtaTGCATGCTTCCAAGGAGAAAGTGTGACCGGCATCAGGGATGGCAAAAGACTGTTGCTGTATCTCTGGACCTCGAATTAGCTACCTTG ACACGCACGTATGAAAGCCTACAGGAGAATCAACGATTGATAGAAGAGGCCAGTCAAGCCTTGAAAATatcagaagaagctcg AGAATTGTTTTTGACGAAAAGACAAGCAGTGAAGCGCAAGTAG
- a CDS encoding osomolarity two-component system response regulator SKN7 gives MSRVPSGSQQPQYTQQPLYHPSSVHSQSAPVQQAHPQYHPHTGQPMTFQGDPHAYSYDRQSQINAWQANPGAAGSMEYHGAVAGSSRGSDPYQPYSQPHRSSPSQPVTAGRTQPASAQQFTPWAPVPTNAGTPSSRGGGVKLEDLMSNDSRTGGKNQPLSSMPLSVSASFDTRSQFSAGPQGAGAEKEKDKEREKANQQQGPSEFIKKLYKMLEEEQAQYGSSRAKKGEKGKRGSVGWGANGTSFVVWDMNDFTTKILPQTFRHSNFSSFVRQLNKYGFSKIKHVDAGTGSIKENIWEFQHPNFQAGGKSDLESIKRKPVAPKKANAQEGDENSPRHGGLSNEDQSRMHLMEDRINVLEDALAKSRSEADEARMREMAMMGLVRDMVGHIAASESEAIGSPAATTGHSPRVLHLLKSLDNLARAYPPEMYHTNIAPQPTTMPYTPAQPQSHQSFLNAAYNPAFSGSSVSGAAQAQASPHTDGTGSRGSLSGPSTSEIKPPPSSSRLRAASNAGVAPPGGVNASVPMASQPSGNPLAGPVAHAEDPADDVIEIPNQMQDMYNGEPVNIAPLFVETPAWLTEGTTVPLTMYRKQSDGQALKAVYQAFAAGRKLPAGEGQGEDGNAIASGSGTSAAEIMAGSSQMALQQSYGAGPSTSTGIPIPMNGSPSSESSSRKGKGKKSRGTSLKEQRESKLKPHWAQTPRILVVEDDIVYRTLSKKFLQKFGCETETVENAQGAVDKMNGTKYDLVLMDIFFGPNMDGRKATSLIRQFNNYTPIISMTSNAQPQDVDSYYQSGMNDILAKPFTKNHLFTILDKHLVHLRHAQLYERLIPLGVGVPPLSDQHVQEALAVSAANLQNTNGQLQLENGQTGEAQNEQQDSNGALELGIRNPLAGSGWSDEAYQLVLAQFLQTGVMPDITTISAVSSSSSNPNGIDGTIGTSVVFGDSSGFSRKRSIEAISDDNWDGQAQTPASVQAQAQAQAQAQAQAQAQAQTQAQAQAQAQSTIVQNDQQQGMSLQMPTSVGMGMDVNMGNMPESGMMNQDMSNGSDGREAKRARGMAG, from the exons ATGTCCCGTGTTCCTTCAGGCTCTCAGCAGCCGCAATACACACAACAGCCGCTCTATCACCCATCCTCCGTCCATTCTCAATCAGCACCCGTACAACAAGCGCATCCGCAATATCATCCTCATACAGGCCAGCCAATGACCTTCCAGGGCGATCCCCATGCGTACTCCTATGACAGACAGTCTCAAATAAATGCATGGCAAGCAAATCCAGGCGCGGCTGGTAGTATGGAATACCACGGTGCCGTTGCTGGTTCTTCACGTGGTTCCGATCCGTACCAGCCTTATTCACAGCCTCATCgctcttcaccatcccaACCGGTGACGGCGGGTCGGACACAACCTGCCTCAGCACAACAGTTCACCCCTTGGGCCCCGGTGCCGACGAATGCAGGGACGCCATCCAGCCGAGGAGGCGGGGTTAAACTCGAGGACTTGATGAGTAATGACTCTCGTACTGGTGGGAAAAATCAGCCCTTATCGAGTATGCCCCTCAGCGTCTCCGCGTCGTTTGATACGCGATCCCAATTCAGTGCTGGTCCCCAGGGTGCCGGCgcagaaaaggaaaaagacaaggaaagggagaaagcGAATCAGCAGCAAGGACCTTCAGAATTCATCAAAAAGCTCTACAAAAtgctggaggaagaacaggcACAGTATGGAAGTAGTcgggcgaagaagggagaaaagggaaaaaggggtTCAGTGGGTTGGGGAGCGAATGGAACAAGTTTTGTGGTATGGGATATGAACGACTTCACCACGAAAATCTT GCCGCAAACTTTCAGACATTCCAACTTCTCTAGTTTTGTACGACAGCTGAATAAATATGGCTTTTCCAAG ATTAAACACGTCGATGCTGGAACGGGTTCTATCAAAGAAAAT ATTTGGGAGTTTCAACATCCGAATTTCCAGGCCGGCGGTAAATCGGATCTTGAGAGTATTAAG CGCAAACCCGTGGCGCCCAAGAAGGCGAAcgctcaagaaggagatgaaaatTCTCCTCGTCATGGTGGCCTGAGCAATGAAGATCAGAGCCGTATGCACTTGATGGAAGACAGGATCAATGTCCTGGAGGATGCACTAGCAAAATCCAGATCAGAAGCGGACGAGGCTAGGATGCGTgagatggcgatgatgggTTTGGTGAGAGATATGGTTGGTCACATCGCGGCCAGCGAAAGCG AGGCGATAGGATCGCCAGCAGCCACGACCGGTCATTCCCCTCGGGTGTTAcatcttctcaaatctCTAGACAACCTCGCGAGAGCTTATCCGCCCGAAATGTACCACACGAACATTGCTCCACAACCAACGACGATGCCTTACACTCCCGCCCAACCCCAAAGTCACCAGTCTTTTCTGAATGCTGCATACAACCCGGCTTTCAGCGGTAGTAGTGTCAGTGGTGcggctcaagctcaagcttctccTCATACAGACGGTACAGGAAGCCGAGGAAGTCTTAGCGGACCAAGCACAAGCGAAATCAAGCCTCCCCCGTCGTCTTCGCGCCTTCGAGCGGCTTCCAATGCCGGCGTCGCACCACCTGGTGGTGTAAATGCTTCTGTGCCTATGGCGAGCCAACCCTCTGGCAACCCGCTTGCAGGCCCTGTTGCCCATGCTGAAGATCCTGCTGACGATGTCATCGAGATCCCTAACCAGATGCAAGACATGTACAACGGCGAGCCTGTCAATATCGCTCCTCTTTTTGTAGAGACTCCTGCTTGGTTGACCGAAGGAACGACGGTCCCTCTCACAATGTACCGAAAACAGAGTGATGGACAAGCCTTGAAGGCTGTTTACCAAGCGTTTGCAGCTGGGAGGAAATTACCTGCTGGGGAAGGGCAAGGCGAGGATGGAAATGCGATCGCCTCAGGATCCGGTACGAGCGCCGCTGAAATCATGGCAGGCTCAAGCCAGATGGCTCTTCAGCAATCGTATGGCGCTGGTCCTAGTACCTCCACTGGCATTCCTATTCCAATGAATGGTTCACCATCTAGCGAGAGCAGTTCTcgcaagggcaagggcaagaagtcTCGCGGAACAAGTCTTAAAGAACAACGTGAATCCAAACTCAAACCACACTGGGCCCAGACGCCCAGAATTTTGGTCGTTGAGGACGATATTGTTTACCGAACCCTATCGAAAAAGTTCTTGCAGAAGTTTGGTTGTGAGACAGAGACAGTGGAGAATGCACAAGGTGCGGTGGATAAGATGAACGGGACAAAATATGACTTGGTGTTGATGGACATTTTCTTTGGGCCTAATATGGATGG ACGAAAAGCTACCTCTTTGATTCGACAGTTCAATAATTATACTCCTATTATTTCTATGACTTCCAATGCTCAACCCC AGGATGTGGATTCTTACTACCAATCTGGTATGAACGATATTCTCGCAAAACCCTTTACCAAAAACCATCTTTTCACTATCCTCGACAAGCACCTCGTCCATCTCCGACATGCTCAACTTTATGAGCGACTTATCCCCCTCGGTGTCGGTGTTCCCCCTTTATCTGATCAGCATGTCCAGGAGGCCTTGGCTGTCAGCGCGGCGAATCTGCAGAACACCAATGGCCAGTTGCAGCTGGAGAACGGGCAAACAGGAGAAGCGCAGAATGAGCAACAAGATTCAAACGGAGCGCTAGAATTGGGGATCAGGAACCCGTTGGCGGGAAGCGGTTGGAGTGATGAAGCATATCAACTTGTATTAGCT CAATTCCTCCAAACTGGAGTGATGCCTGATATCACGACCATCTCTGCagtatcatcatcttcttctaaTCCCAATGGCATCGATGGTACGATCGGTACCAGCGTCGTCTTTGGTGACTCATCCGGTTTCAGTCGTAAACGATCCATTGAAGCTATCAGCGATGACAACTGGGATGGTCAAGCTCAAACGCCTGCTTCGgttcaagctcaagctcaagctcaagcgCAAGCGCAAGCTCAGGCTCAGGCTCAGGCTCAGACTCAGGCTCAGGCTCAGGCGCAGGCTCAGAGCACGATAGTGCAAAATGATCAGCAGCAAGGCATGTCATTACAGATGCCAACAAGCGTGGGGATGGGTATGGACGTGAATATGGGTAACATGCCGGAGTCTGGTATGATGAACCAAGATATGAGTAATGGCTCTGATGGCAGAGAGGCCAAGCGAGCTCGAGGTATGGCGGGGTAG
- a CDS encoding cytoplasmic protein yields the protein MSPVIILTGASRGLGLAVLRILLSKHDARVATLSRSLTPELQGAVDKYGADRVLPVQGDVSKPEDNARVVKEAVDKWGQLDGLVLNAGSIDPVAKIGNIQLDALVPYVQTNLLSTIYLLQPALPHLRKSKGRVILVSSGASSTGYQAWGLYSMAKAGMNSLARTVASEERENGVAIFSVRPGMVNTDMQSFLRTHGPAEMSPTDMAKFQGAYEKGELLAPEQPGSVLAAMAVNGPIELSGEYINWSDERLKAFQA from the exons ATGTCCCCagtcatcatcctcacaGGTGCGTCGAGAGGTCTTGGTCTAGCTGTCCTccgcatcctcctctcgaAGCACGACGCTCGAGTTGCCACGCTCTCACGCTCCCTTACCCCGGAGCTTCAGGGTGCTGTGGACAAGTATGGCGCCGACCGGGTTTTGCCTGTGCAGGGCGATGTAAGCAAGCCAGAGGATAACGCCCGGGTTGTCAAAGAGGCCGTCGACAAGTGGGGCCAGCTTGATGGTCTGGTGCTCAATGCAGGTAGCATTGACCCCGTCG CCAAAATTGGGAACATTCAACTGGATGCTCTTGTTCCATACGTCCAAACTAACCTCCTTTCTACCATCtatcttctccagcctGCCCTTCCTCACCTCCGCAAGTCCAAGGGTAGGGTGATCCTCGTCTCCTCTGGAGCTTCCTCCACTGGCTACCAAGCTTGGGGCTTGTACTCTATGGCCAAGGCTGGTATGAACAGCTTGGCCAGGACGGTAGCTAGtgaggaaagggagaatggtgttgccatcttctctgtcAGGCCAGGTATGGTTAAC ACTGAT ATGCAATCCTTCCTCCGAACTCACGGCCCTGCTGAGATGAGCCCTACGGACATGGCCAAGTTCCAAGGCGCCTACGAGAAGGGCGAGCTTCTGGCCCCCGAACA ACCCGGCTCTGTTCTCGCCGCTATGGCTGTCAATGGTCCTATCGAGCTCAGTGGAGAGTACATCAACTGGTCCGATGAGAGGCTCAAGGCTTTCCAAGCGTAA
- a CDS encoding chitinase: MAHSPKPAQQPSANKKPASIPTLVAITVLLLAAIAFLFPQTDSSFPSHPWKTVGKLLKGSEIGMNNPKRTVGYFVNWGIYDLKFPPQKIPSQHLTHINYAFGNVKKDSGEVVLSDTWADVEIHYEGDSWDEPGTNLYGCFKAIYLMKKQNRNLKVLLSIGGWSFSPNFVGIVHPKWRSTFAHSAVKLVEDVGLDGLDIDYEYPKTPQDAEAYVALLRELRQGLEQLAQSKGKPQGQYQLTVAAPCGWEQMQVLRVREMDQVLDFWNLMAYDFAGSWDSVAGHQANLYSDKPDGQSVDRSVRFYLEAGVHPTKLVVGLPVYGRSFAHTKGIGFPFSGTGEGSWEAGMWDYKALPQPGAQETNDHRLGASYSYDPAKRLLITYDTQAIAHQKASYIAYHGLGGAMWWELDADKPEETGQALVRTVRDALGQLEWRENELDYPRSKYDNLRRRME, translated from the exons ATGGCCCATTCCCCAAAACCAGCCCAGCAGCCGTCCGCGAATAAGAAACCTGCATCCATACCTACTCTTGTTGCCATAACCGTCCTCCTTCTAGCTGCtatcgccttcctcttcccacagACTGATTCCTCATTCCCATCACATCCCTGGAAGACTGTTGGAAAGCTACTAAAAGGTAGTGAAATAGGAATGAATAATCCTAAGCGTACCGTCGGATACTTT GTTAACTG GGGTATTTACGACCTTAAATTCCCCCCTCAAAAGATCCCTAGTCAGCATCTCACTCATATCAACTACGCTTTTGGAaatgtgaagaaggatagcGGTGAAGTTGTCTTGAGTGACACGTGGGCTGACGTCGAA ATCCATTATGAAGGTGATTCGTGGGATGAGCCTGGTACCAACCTCTATGGCTGCTTCAAGGCTATCTATCTTATGAAGAAACAGAACCG CAACTTGAAGGTGCTGCTCTCTATTGGTGGATGGTCCTTTTCCCCT AACTTTGTGGGTATCGTACACCCTAAGTGGCGATCAACATTCGCGCACTCTGCTGTCAAGCTCGTGGAGGATGTCGGTCTGGATGG CCTCGAT ATTGATTACGAATATCCCAAGACTCCGCAAGATGCCGAAGCCTATGTCGCTCTGCTCCGTGAACTTCGACAGGGACTTGAGCAGCTCGCTCAAAGTAAGGGCAAGCCTCAGGGGCAGTATCAGCTTACTGTTGCTGCTCCTTGTGGCTGGGAACAGATGCAGGTCTTGAGggtgagagagatggatCAG GTGTTGGACTTCTGGAATTTGATGGCATATGAT TTTGCCGGTTCGTGGGACTCTGTGGCAGGTCACCAAGCCAACCTCTACTCCGATAAGCCTGATGGACAGTCTGTTGATCGATCAGTGCGATTTTACCTTGAGGCTGGTGTACATCCTACCAAGCTTGTCGTCG GTTTGCCCGTCTATGGACGTTCTTTCGCTCACACCAAAGGAATTGGTTTCCCTTTCTCAGGTACAGGCGAAGGGTCATGGGAGGCAGGAATGTGGGACTACAAAGCTCTGCCTCAGCCTGGTGCCCAAGAAACCAATGACCATCGTCTCGGTGCTTCATACAGCTATGATCC GGCAAAGCGTCTCCTCATTACCTATGACACCCAAGCAATTGCCCACCAAAAAGCTTCATACATTGCTTATCACGGCCTGGGCGGCGCAATGTGGTGGGAGCTGGACGCTGATAAACCTGAAGAGACCGGTCAAGCGTTGGTGCGTACTGTGAGAGATGCGTTAGGCCAATTGGAGTGGAGGGAGAATGAGCTGGATTATCCACGCAGCA AATACGATAatttgaggagaagaatggagtAA
- a CDS encoding alginate lyase — MSPFLTTAILSALLSFVPSPASAVTLESIIDAYGLTSAQYNFTLPNQALDSSHANTWIGSNWSLNGDKVDWGNSYIVFSADPSTTSSTLVRRQASSTSSSASSTKTKSAKTSSAVATASATINGVSYPAVTNLNGESPVLRIEYPSGSYSKKTGGTQFYAQPLNGSDSSNGAYERMLLSYDIWFPAGFSWSKGGKLPGLRGGPENHGCSGGNATDGTTCFSTRLMWRSDGSGEVYAYIPTTQKNFCSEKDVTCNSDYGTSLARGSFSFITGQWQTIYLLVILNEVGTANGVVQLWYNGVQAMTFNDLVIRTSDNIASVGGLYFSTFFGGDDSSWATPTQQFTYYRNIQLYGGVGASNLTGAAASSAGHRTAATDGMKSVGMGILLGLVGVAAGLLL; from the exons atgtctccttttctcacCACCGCTATACTTTCCGCATTACTGTCTTTTGTTCCCTCGCCGGCGTCTGCTGTTACTTTAGAATCTATAATAGACGCCTACGGCTTGACCAGTGCCCAATACAACTTCACCTTGCCGAACCAAGCGCTCGATTCCTCGCACGCCAATACGTGGATCGGCAGCAACTGGTCTTTGAACGGGGACAAGGTGGACTGGGGTAACTCTTACAT CGTCTTCTCTGCTGATCCCTCcacaacatcttccacccttGTCCGCCGACaggcttcttcaacatcctcatcagCGTCTTCGACAAAAACCAAGAGTGCAAAGACCAGTAGTGCTGTGGCCACTGCCTCTGCCACAATAAATGGAGTTTCCTATCCTGCAGTTACCAACCTCAATGGCGAGTCTCCCGTTCTCCGAATAGAGTATCCTTCGGGTTCGTACTCCAAAAAGACGGGTGGGACACAATTCTATGCTCAACCATTGAACGGAAGTGACTCCTCTAATGGAGCTTATGAGAGAATGTTGTTGTCATATGATATCTGGTTCCCTGCAGGTTTTTC atggagcAAAGGTGGAAAGCTTCCCGGCTTGAGGGGTGGCCCAGAAAACCATGGGTGTTCGGGTGGTAACGCGACCGACGGAACTACCTGTTTCAGTACTCGACTCATGTGGAGGAGCGACGGTTCTGGGGAAG TTTACGCATACATTCCCACAACTCAGAAGAACTTTTGCAGTGAAAAGGACGTGACTTGTAACTCGGATTATGGAACGTCTCTCGCGCGAGGatcattctccttcattaCCGGCCAATGGCAAACAATTTATCTTCTGGTAATCTTGAACGAAGTTGGCACTGCCAACGGTGTAGTCCA GTTGTGGTACAACGGAGTCCAAGCTATGACGTTTAACGATCTCGTCATCCGTACTTCTGACAACATCGCCTCCGTCGGCGGCCTCTACTTTTCAACATTCTTCGGTGGTGACGACTCTAGTTGGGCCACACCTACCCAGCAGTTTACATACTACAGAAACATTCAACTTTATGGTGGTGTCGGCGCGTCCAACTTGACTGGTGCCGCCGCTAGTTCGGCCGGTCACAGGACCGCCGCGACggatggaatgaagagcGTCGGGATGGGTATCTTGTTGGGTTTGGTTGGTGTCGCTGCGGGACTGTTGTTGTAG